TTGGTGCCCACGCCGTTCAGGCCCACCGATTTCTGAAACACCTTAGAGTCGTACTTGCCGCCGGTGTTGATTTTGCTCACCACGTCCACCACCTTGCCCAGCGGGATGCCGCGGCCGTAGTCGCGCACCTGCACGCGGGAGTCCGAAATCTTGATATCGATGGTGCGGCCGTGGCCCATTACGTGTTCGTCGATGCAGTTATCGACCACTTCCTTCACCAATACGTAAATACCGTCGTCGTAAGCAGAACCGTCGCCGAGTTTGCCGATGTACATGCCCGGTCGCAGGCGGATGTGCTCGCGCCAATCCAGCGAGCGGATGCTGTCTTCGTTATAGCCGTGGTCGGGGACTTTGGCCTTCACTTCGGAGGCTTCGGTCAGTAGTTCGTCGTTCATTGGGCAACTGTTCTCCAGTTTTTGGGTAAAATAACGCAGAAATTAGCAGGAGGGCAAGAAATATTGCCAGCTCTATTAGTATCACCTCGCTAATTTATTTAGTCTCCAACACCACTTAGCTGGCCTGGGTTCACGGGTTTTGGCCCGCCGCGCCAATTGATTTCCCCCTCTTCATACCGCATGTTTCCTCCTCTAATCAACCGGGTAATCAATCGGGGCTCGCCCCACTCCAACGTAGCCCAGCAAAGCGGCGCCATTCCCGAAGCCAAGCTGGCGCCGATGGTGCACTACACCTTCCTGCTCATTGGGCTGTCGCTGCTGGTGTATGTGCTCCACAAGCTCGACGGGATTCTGCTGCCGCTTTTCTTTTCGGCGCTGCTTTCCACCCTGCTCCTGCCCTTGGTCACCAAGCTGGAAGGTTGGGGCTGGTCACGGGTGTTGGCCATCATCGCGGCCATCTTTTTGTTGATAAGTGGCCTGGCGGGCCTTATCATTTTGTTTGGCTCCCAAATCCTGGACCTGCGGGCCGAGCTGCCCCTAATTCAGCAGAAGCTGGCGATATTTTTTGACCAGGGCCAGCAATGGCTGCACGACCGCCTGGGCATGCGCGTGATGAGCAAGGACGAGTTTATCGACTCCTCGTTGAGCTCGGCCAAAAAATCGGCTGGCGGCTTTCTGGGCAGCACCATCAGCACCACGGCCGGCGTGCTGAGCGTGGTGACCCTGATTCCGATTTACATTTTCTGCTTTCTGTACTACCGTGACCACATGCGCCAGTTCATGTTCCGGTTTGTGGCGCCCGATAAGCGCACCACGGTGCTGCACACC
This region of Hymenobacter sedentarius genomic DNA includes:
- a CDS encoding AI-2E family transporter, which codes for MFPPLINRVINRGSPHSNVAQQSGAIPEAKLAPMVHYTFLLIGLSLLVYVLHKLDGILLPLFFSALLSTLLLPLVTKLEGWGWSRVLAIIAAIFLLISGLAGLIILFGSQILDLRAELPLIQQKLAIFFDQGQQWLHDRLGMRVMSKDEFIDSSLSSAKKSAGGFLGSTISTTAGVLSVVTLIPIYIFCFLYYRDHMRQFMFRFVAPDKRTTVLHTMDSIQTVVQAYISGLLTVIVIVSVLNAIGLLILGVKFAVFFAIFASILAVIPYIGIMIGATIPALITLVETGSPAKAAGVVGVFVFVQFLEGNFITPMITGSKVSINPMAAIVALILGGELWGTPGMILSIPLVAVLKVVFDSNKTTEPWGFLLGDVTDGDDTKRDKSDDKPGFLGKAWHMIKRM